The genomic window TCGGGGGAATGGTTTTAATTCTATATGAAAAGGTGAAAGAGAAGGATTGAGAGAGATCTACAAATATCTCAGAAGAGATTAAGTGAATGATTAGGGTGATCTTGAAAGAAAGAGAGCAATCATGTGAGAAGAGAGGAAGTTTAATGGAATCCAGAAATACCCTTTAATCTGTTATCCACTTTAGCGGTGAAAaagtaattcataattttaattattttttaacttaaataaatataattttgacTTAGGATGTCAGTAGGGATAACAAAATCGATCCAACCCGATGGATATGCACCCTACCCAAATCTGATCAAACTCAAAAAATAGGGTTTGATTGAGTTTGGATAAAACCCGAAAACTGTAGCACGGGTATACGTAGGGTATGGATAGTGCTATTTTTTATCCAAATCTGAATCCGAATCCGATCCGAACCTACAAATATGGGTAGTACCCTAACCCATACCCAAatgtatatgtttataattctgttttggtaaTTCTGTTTTGGTGGATAAtacgcataaaattattttggttatttatatgttctatgttgaattgtaattctatttctatctttAATTTCTAcaaatctggacttataaattatgttgtaTGTtgcattgataattttattttgattgataatatgcataaaattattttggttgtttatttttttgggtatggGATAGGTATGGGACAGATATGGGCTGGATATAGAAAAATAGATTACCCGTGGGTATCTCCGAACCCATTGGGTATGTGGATGGATATTTCTTTTCTTGTCTGACTGAGTATCGGATAGGGCTTGGATACAGGATATTAAGTTCAGATTTGAAGATGGGTAGTACAATACCCGACCCAAATCCTATGCATTGCCATCTCTAAATGTCAGCTAAATCATTATGTCAAAGTTATTCGTACACAAATAGTTTCGTAAGGATTTGCAGTTATGCATGTAGATGTTAATATTGGGAGGGTATTCatgtaaattttaatatttatatggaTGCATGGCTAAGGAGCAAGGTGGGGTATAAATAGGCATGTAGAAGCACTGAGAGGAAGAAATTTTCAAGGGAATGGACTCGATATGCATTGTTTAATACAAGATCTGCATGCCGGCCTAGAAGGAATGCTGGTctattgctatagtttgacacaTTCCGTAGCTCACAACCAGGCATTCTATGTAATGTTTTCGATATTTGTAATTTTCTGGTTTGCCTTGTTGGGGTACTGATTCAAACTATTCTTATTTAGAGGGCCTCCATGAACTATAGTGTATGTTTGTTAGTACTGACTCAAGGTATCATGCCTCGAGTGAATTACATATAGGTCTGCTAACAAACTATTGCCATAGAGGGTGCCAACTGGTTGGTAGGGAAATTGCGGGAAAAATCTCTCATGTTGATGCAGTACAGGAGACCTCAGTTTGATCCCTTCCTCGCTCTGATATTCGACAGGCTtctatccttttctttttccaagAATATGTCCATGGAAAGGTGTCTATACTCTTTCAGCATGCATGTGTCAATCCTCAGTTATATATCAGACATTCTTCTGTTTTAGTACAATGGTTGTTCATAAAAATTTTCTATCACCAAATACTGAAATGGCTATTTCAATGTCAGAGCAGTTCATTGTAaacgagtttttttttttgaatgtaatGGAGGAACTGAGGCACTTCTCCCAGATTTATTGCAGAATTCAATCAATAAACTGTCATTTTGATTATATATGGATGAGCTCCATGAACTGTCATTTTGACTGTATATGGATGAGTTCGATATACTGAAACTTACCAATTGACAAGGTCACCAGCCAATGGAATTTTCTTCTGCAATCAGACAGGCATATGTGGTTGGTGTTCGGCTCAAGTTAATCATTAAGTTCATCTTCTACCAGAAACAATCATTAAACTCAAGTTAATCTTCCTTTTCCTCTTAAACATAAATGGATCTCAATTGGGAGCTTGACCTACATGCCAGAGAACTCTTAGAAAAGTGCGCAGCATTGTCATCTAGTCAAATTATATTGCTTTGGTGCTTAGTTACTTCAGATATCAGAGTCCCCAACTCTGCAGCAAACTGGCTGTCCCAATGTAATGACAGTGATTGTTGGCTTCGTTAGCATAAGCTTAAGAAGACTTGCGCTGGAATGTTGAGGCAGATGAATGGTTAATCTGACAGAGATAGTCATGGAGATGAATACACACAATCATACAGCTTATAGAGCAAAAAACCACTTGAGGCAGTGCAAAACCACAAGGTATGCTACAGACCGCGTTAAGGAGCCAGGGATCTTAAATGCGGCTCTAGACTTTTGTAGAAAAAACAAATGAATGAAGTAGATTAAGTTGAACATACTAATGATGGACTTGCAGAAAAATGTCAATTCAATTTTTTCTTGTAAGAAAAAGATAGTGAGATCCTACCATAAGTTTATTCtgagaataaataaaaaaagagaataatATTCAGTCTAAGACAATCATAGGCCGAGCTTGGGTATACAAAATATCAAATCTTAAATAGGTCTGGTCTAAAGCCTGAGTAAAATGGATATCGCTTAGGCCCAACACCTAGCCCATGAACAGCGGATAACACTGTCAATTTCCCTTtttgcttttccttttttttgttaaCCTTGAGGTGACCCCCATCGAGGTAAAGTGAATGTTGTCCGCCAAGAAATAGAAGAAGTATTCAacaaaatcctactttgttcctCTCTCCATAAGCTTCCGCAGATAACTGCCATCACAGATAACTGCCACCAGGGTATCCTCAACCCTCCTATCAAGGCTGAGTAAATAATCGAAATCCAAAAAAACCCACCCAATCCGACCCAATAAACATCGGTTGCAAGATATAAATCGGATGGAATCGAgttgaaatttataaaaaatcattTATTTATAGTCAGATTCGGATCATATACTTTTAACTCATATGAAACCGAAACAAACCGATGTAGTATTTTATAAACTCATTTTCATTTTTGGGACGGTATCATTTAGACTTtaatacttcattctaaaaaacaCTCTGTCACCCATTTAGATTCATGagaatattaatattgaattgtTGATGGAAGCGTCTCAATTTGAAACAATTCTAAAGTAAAAGCTTTCAGATGTAATTGCTTTCAGATAAGTAAATTTTCCTATTTCTATTTTGTTTTGTacagattcaaaaataaatctaaaatttataatttataaggtttagatcttttttatattaaattgataaaaaaataaataaatttaagtggatcaatattgaatttaaaattaatattgagTCAACATTGAAGTCGAAACCGACGATCCATCCGAATCCGCTATAAATTGTTTACTTCGGTTTCAAAagatttatacatgataaacgatcggcagtggattgaattttttttgatctaattaaatttaatcaaataaaatttttctcttaatCCGATTGAATCCGATCGATGCTCAGTCTTATCTCCTATAATCGGCCATGCTACTCATCAATAATGAGCTTTGCAATTTCTCATTTTCCTATGCCCATGGGGAGAGCATGCAGTTGTTTGCAttgccatattttttttttaatctattttattttggaaagatacaGTATTATGATATCTATGTAGCTGAAAAGATTATGTATAATTTATGGAATTAACTGAGAAGAGAGTCCAAAGCAGTGGGCGGCGTTAATTCTATTTACTTCGAAATATGTGTAAAATACAGTAGATGGCCCATAAGATCCTGAGGCTACTCAGTTCACATGGGAATAGCAGCATGGAAAtgaacaaataaaaaatattaatgcgGTCAACCAATAACGCTTTGTATCTTATTTAGTTTCGTTTATGTCATTGAGGTGGTTTCCCACCATTCAGCGCATGAACAAATCAGGAAATTTTAAAATACAAGAAGGGGATGGATTACACTCTCAATGTCAGACAACAccataaaataaataaagaataaccaagtaatcaacattactgccAAAGAAGAAAAACACACAGACACCAGCAACTCGAGATGCTCCAGTGAATTATACGTATATCAACCCATGGTGGCAGCTGAAACAAGTTTGTCTATGGTTTGGGCATCGGTCTTGAAGGACTTGGCCAATATATCTTCGTCAATGCCACTGCCAAACAAAGTCTTCGGAAGAGACACCGTGCCGGCGTTAGCACTGCCGAATGCCGACAAGGCAACGGCTGGGTATCTGGGGTCTTTGTTCACTTGGAAGTGCACCAGGCCCTTGGGGAACACAAACATGTCACCAGTCCGAAGCGTCTGAGTGAAGAGCGTGTTGTTGGAGTCCACAAGCCCGACTTCGAGCCATCCTTGCACGACAAGGAGAAGCTCTGCCGACCGAGGGTGGGTGTGGGGTGGATTGATGCCCCCAGGTGCAAACTGGAGCGCAGCATACGAGACGCTCTGCCCCATGAGTGCTGGGAACTCCACCTGGCTCGCCTTGGTCACCTTAAATGTTGCATCCATGGGAGCACCCCTCAAGGCCTGTTTGAGCCCTTTGAAGGTGAAGAAGTCGGCATCCGGAGTGACTCCATCaggaactatgaaatctgatgtGATGTCAGGGTCTCCGGCATGCGTGCCGAGGAGGGTTGCGAGAACTATGGCAAGAGTTAGCCATGCATTGGAAGCCATTTTTTCTTGGTGTCTGGTGCTTCTTCTGGATGCATGTCTAAGGAGTAAGGTGGGGTATAAATAGGCATGTAGAAGCACTGAAAGGAAGAAATTTTCAAAGGAATGGACTCGATATGCATTGTTTAATACAATATCTGCATGCCGGCCTAGAAGCAATGCCCGTCCACTGCTATAGCTGGACACAGTCCATCGCTGACAGCTAGGTATTCTATGTTATGCTCTCAAGTTTGTAATTTTCTGGTTAGCCTTGTCCAGGTTTAACTCAAAACTAATCTTATTTAGAGAGCCTCCATGAATCATAGCGTACATTCGATATATGGTACCGCCTCAAGGTAATCAACCTGGTCCAAGCAAACTACTTAGTAACAAACTATTGCCATAGGCAGTGCCAACTGGCGGAGTACAGAAATTCTAGGAAAAACCTCTGATGTTGATGCATGAGACCTCAGTTTGACCTCTTCCCCGCTTTGATGTTTGGCTGGCTTCTATCCTCctagttttgtttcttttttcccctCCAAAACATATGTATAGAAATATTGCTATATTCTTTTAATATAACAACCTAAGGtctcactcaaaaaaaattaatcgaaagatattatttaaattctttgATCATGTATAAATACTCAAAATTTATACAATACATAGCTAATGTAGAACTAAATATACGTGCACACAGGTCTTCGCATTCAATGTCTATCATTGCCAATTTACAGTTATATAATAGCTATTCTTCTATTTAATACGAAggttgtcataatttttttgttataGCCGGACACTAAATTGGCTATTTGCACGTAGGCAAAGCAGTTCATTATAAAGATAGGGGCCCAGTTTGTAATTTGGTTGTATATGGAATAAACATTGCCATTTTAATTATATCTGGATCAGCTCCATTTAAGAACCTGGTccgttttactttttttttgcatgaatttATAAGCaaacaaaagaagcaaaaaaagagGGTTTTTGAACCTCATCGTGCTGAGCACGTGAGGTAGAAGAGAACTCCCGATGGAGTTTTTCCCTCTCTTTGAGTTTGAATGGAATTGGGAGTTGGAGCTCACGAGATCTCTAAATCCTAGCTATAAATTCCTTCCCCTTGCCCTTTAAGCATCTTGCCCCTCATCCTCGATTAATTGCCGATGAAAACCCcttgattttctttcatttatcATTAATTGGATTTGGCGACTCACCACCCATTCATCATCGGAGGTGAGATAATCCACCTGAATCTCTTCTCTTTAGATATTCCCAATTTCCTTAACTGTCGTCAAGATCCTATTGTCATTGGCAAGGCCCCAAATCAATACAAAATCCAATTAATGCTCTGCTTCTTGTTTTCTTCCccctatttcttttattttttttattctgccATCGAGTCGACCACTATCGTGCTAGGGTTGTTGAGGGTCGAAGCCATCCAGTTCTGCTGCCGTTAAGGGTCATCGCTAGAGGGAGGTCACTGGCCTACCATCATTTTGCCTTCTCCtattttcatgaagaagaaaagaagaaaatgagagaaagggaa from Elaeis guineensis isolate ETL-2024a chromosome 4, EG11, whole genome shotgun sequence includes these protein-coding regions:
- the LOC140856857 gene encoding germin-like protein 9-3; this translates as MASNAWLTLAIVLATLLGTHAGDPDITSDFIVPDGVTPDADFFTFKGLKQALRGAPMDATFKVTKASQVEFPALMGQSVSYAALQFAPGGINPPHTHPRSAELLLVVQGWLEVGLVDSNNTLFTQTLRTGDMFVFPKGLVHFQVNKDPRYPAVALSAFGSANAGTVSLPKTLFGSGIDEDILAKSFKTDAQTIDKLVSAATMG